A DNA window from Mytilus edulis chromosome 14, xbMytEdul2.2, whole genome shotgun sequence contains the following coding sequences:
- the LOC139503958 gene encoding acetylcholine receptor subunit beta-like, whose product MAVDAQGESDVPTTFAYSYTLENNLRTLLYTTNSYQVLSRPDTSVEVGLTFTPTALNSLSIKDQTMSMTGYFQLHWNDTRLAWDTDPTYSSIDNIFSTSDYTWRPTLFIANSVEDLSIIDDDVNMMRIVMAGQVNWVQMKLITTHCDSDITYYPFDAQKCSIILSSWS is encoded by the exons ATGTTCCAACAACCTTTGCTTACTCGTATACTCTAGAAAATAACTTAAGGACATTATTATATACAACTAACAGTTACCAAGTGTTAAGTCGACCAGACACATCAGTAGAAGTAGGGTTGACCTTCACCCCGACAGCTCTAAACTCTCTG AGCATTAAAGATCAAACAATGTCGATGACTGGATATTTTCAATTG CATTGGAACGATACAAGATTAGCATGGGATACTGATCCAACCTACAGTTCAATAGATAATATCTTTAGTACGTCTGACTACACATGGAGACCAACATTATTTATAGCGAACTC AGTTGAAGACCTTAGTATTATAGACGATGATGTGAATATGATGAGAATTGTGATGGCAGGCCAGGTTAATTGGGTGCAGATGAAGTTGATAACAACACATTGTGATAGTGACATTACGTATTACCCGTTTGATGCACAGAAATGTTCAATTATACTATCTAGTTGGTCTTAA